The proteins below come from a single Triplophysa rosa linkage group LG12, Trosa_1v2, whole genome shotgun sequence genomic window:
- the wt1b gene encoding WT1 transcription factor b, giving the protein MGTDVRDLSALLPAVPSLAGVNSNCSLPVSGAPQWGPMLDFHTGSSYGSLPSYSFIKQEPGWGPADPHEDPHCGQGAFTVHFSGQLTGAGGCRHGAFTDSPSSQNKMFSSGPYLTGCMDSPPVARNQGYGPVTLDGAPSYGHTPAHHTTSFPNHCFKYEDTMSPQSTMGEQQYSFPPPVYGCHSPPDSQTLLLRNAFNSDSLYQMASQLDCVTWNPVSPLTPPIKSHSSGYETEASAAAPVVYSCSAQYHIHTNGVFRGMQDVRRVPGITPSIVKSSEGNEKRPFMCSYPGCSKRYFKLSHLQMHGRKHTGEKPYQCDYTGCGRKFSRSDQLKRHQRRHTGVKPFQCETCERKFSRSDHLKTHTRTHTGKTSEKPFVCRWQSCQKKFARSDELARHHSMHQRNTTKLQPSI; this is encoded by the exons ATGGGAACGGACGTCAGAGACCTGAGCGCCCTTCTACCAGCGGTCCCGTCGCTGGCCGGGGTGAACAGTAACTGTTCTTTGCCTGTCAGCGGAGCTCCGCAGTGGGGGCCGATGCTGGACTTTCACACAGGCTCCTCGTACGGATCTCTTCCCTCCTATTCGTTCATCAAACAGGAGCCAGGCTGGGGGCCAGCGGACCCTCACGAGGACCCTCACTGTGGTCAGGGGGCCTTCACCGTACACTTCTCAGGGCAGCTCACAGGAGCCGGAGGCTGCAGACACGGGGCTTTTACAGATTCTCCTTCCAGTCAGAACAAGATGTTCTCCAGCGGGCCTTATCTGACAGGCTGTATGGACAGTCCTCCTGTAGCACGGAACCAGG gTTATGGTCCAGTGACACTGGATGGAGCTCCCAGTTACGGCCACACACCTGCACACCACACGACATCATTCCCCAACCATTGCTTTAAATATGAGGACACCATGTCTCCACAAAGCACCATGG GTGAGCAGCAGTACTCCTTCCCTCCACCGGTTTATGGGTGCCACAGTCCTCCTGACAGTCAGACGCTGCTCTTGAGAAATGCATTCAACAG TGATAGTCTATATCAAATGGCGTCCCAGTTGGATTGTGTGACCTGGAACCCCGTCAGCCCTCTGACGCCCCCCATTAAG tctcacagttCAGGTTATGAGACTGAAGCGTCTGCAGCAGCTCCTGTGGTGTACAGCTGTAGTGCTCAGTATCACATACACACCAATGGTGTGTTCAGAGGAATGCAG GATGTGCGGAGAGTACCAGGCATCACTCCCTCTATCGTGAAGTCATCGGAAGGCAATGAGAAACGTCCTTTCATGTGTTCATACCCCGGGTGTAGTAAAAGGTACTTCAAGCTGTCCCACCTGCAGATGCACGGCAGGAAACACACAG GAGAGAAGCCGTACCAGTGTGATTACACAGGCTGTGGCCGCAAGTTCTCCAGATCTGATCAGCTCAAGAGACATCAGCGCAGACACACAG GAGTCAAACCCTTTCAGTGCGAGACATGCGAAAGAAAGTTTTCTCGCTCCGATcatctcaaaacacacacaaggaCTCATACAGGTAAAACAA GTGAGAAACCTTTTGTCTGTCGCTGGCAGAGCTGTCAGAAGAAATTCGCCCGCTCAGATGAACTGGCCAGACATCACAGTATGCATCAGAGAAACACGACCAAACTCCAGCCTTCAATATGA